The region CGGGTGTCAGAGGCCAAATACCGAATGCCGAATGCAATTACGGAATTTAACTCCACTATCTGAGGAGTTTCACGTTGTTTTTCTTTGATTAGATCCGAATTATCTTTCATCGCTCCGACGGGCCGCGCGCAGGGCATGCGCGACGGGCGGCCCCGGCTACTGACGAGGAGCGTCGATGGATTCCCTGCTTTCCCCCCTGGCGGCGCGGCGGCGCCGCATGATCCTGCTGGCGGTGTGCCTCGCCGCGCTCGCGCTGCCGCTGAGCTTCGCGGGCGGCGCGGTGGCGACGCCCGCGATCGGCCGCGCGCTGCCGGGCGGCCCGGTTGCGCTGAACTGGATCACCAATGCCTTCATGCTGAGCTTCGGCAGCCTGCTGATGGCGGCGGGCGCGCTCGCGGACCAGTTCGGCCGCAAGCGGGTCTTCCTGATCGGCGTGGGCGGTTTCGCGCTGGCGTCGGCCGCGCTCGGCTTCGCGCCGACGCTGCTCGTGGTCGACCTGCTGCGTGCGGCGCAGGGCGCGGCCGCCGCGGCGGCGCTCGCGGGCGGGACGGCCGCGCTGGCGCAGGAGTTCGACGGCGCGGCGCGGACCCGCGCGTTCAGCCTGCTCGGCACGACCTTCGGGCTCGGGCTCGCGTTCGGCCCCGTGCTCGCGGGCTGGCTGATCGAGCTGCTGGGCTGGCGCGCGATCTTCGCGACGGGCGCGCTGGTGGGTGCGCTCGCGCTGCTGGTGGGCGCGCCGCGGCTGCGCGAGACGCGCGATCCGGCCGCGGCCGGGCTCGACTGGGCGGGGGCGGCGAGCTTCACCGGCGCGCTGTCGCTGTTCACGTTCGGCGTGATCCAGGCGCCCGAGGACGGCTGGACGAGCCCGCTCGTCGTCGGCCTGCTCGCGGGCGCGGCAGTGCTCGCGGCCGGCTTCGCCGCGATCGAGGCGCGCGTGGCGCGGCCGATGCTCGACCTGTCGCTGTTCCGCTATCCGCGCTTCGTCGGCGTGCAGGTGCTGCCGGTCGCGACCTGCTATTGCTACATCGTGCTGCTGGTGCTGCTGCCCCTGCGCTTCATCGGCATCGACGGTTACCGGGCCCTCGACGCCGGCCTGCTGATGCTCGCGCTGTC is a window of Burkholderia sp. FERM BP-3421 DNA encoding:
- a CDS encoding MFS transporter produces the protein MDSLLSPLAARRRRMILLAVCLAALALPLSFAGGAVATPAIGRALPGGPVALNWITNAFMLSFGSLLMAAGALADQFGRKRVFLIGVGGFALASAALGFAPTLLVVDLLRAAQGAAAAAALAGGTAALAQEFDGAARTRAFSLLGTTFGLGLAFGPVLAGWLIELLGWRAIFATGALVGALALLVGAPRLRETRDPAAAGLDWAGAASFTGALSLFTFGVIQAPEDGWTSPLVVGLLAGAAVLAAGFAAIEARVARPMLDLSLFRYPRFVGVQVLPVATCYCYIVLLVLLPLRFIGIDGYRALDAGLLMLALSAPMLIVPLVAALLTRWMSAGLIAGVGLLVAAAGLHWLGAALTEGAGRAALAPMAVIGVGAGLPWGLMDGLSISVVPKERAGMATGIFSTTRVAGEGIALAIVGALLAALVATRLHGIAPAAAPHALAEAAARLATGDLARAAVVLPGVTREDLAAQYRDAFGSLLDGLTVVTAACAVVVFAFLSRVRADEAAPRKGGRTSGAGSLVLERDGG